In one Vicinamibacteria bacterium genomic region, the following are encoded:
- a CDS encoding beta-ketoacyl-ACP synthase III, translated as MSQRRACITALGLYVPERVMTNADFEKIVDTSDEWIRSRTGIQERHVVEPGTPTSHLALRAARDALARRGVEPGEVDLIIVATVTPDMIFPATACLIQDKLKATHAWGFDVSGACSGFLYALTMGAQFIETGAHKKVLVIGADVMTSILNYQDRATCVLFGDGAGAVLLEAGEDGSGILDFQHEVDGSGGCFLYMPAGGSAHPASHETVDKKMHTVHQEGQQVYKYAVRKFPEASRRVLERNGLTVDQVDLFVAHQANARIIEAARERLGLPEAKVVRNIHKYGNTTAATIPLALGTALDERRLHQGDLVLLAAVGAGFTVGSVLLRWSGVDWP; from the coding sequence ATGAGCCAGAGACGGGCCTGCATCACCGCCCTCGGACTCTACGTCCCCGAGCGGGTCATGACCAACGCGGACTTCGAGAAGATCGTGGACACCTCCGACGAATGGATCCGCTCCCGCACCGGGATCCAGGAGCGGCACGTGGTGGAGCCGGGCACCCCCACCAGCCACCTCGCCCTCCGCGCCGCCCGCGACGCTCTGGCCCGGCGGGGCGTTGAGCCGGGCGAGGTGGACCTCATCATCGTGGCCACCGTCACCCCCGACATGATCTTTCCCGCCACCGCCTGTCTGATCCAGGACAAGCTCAAGGCCACCCACGCCTGGGGCTTCGACGTCTCCGGAGCCTGCTCGGGCTTCCTCTACGCCCTCACCATGGGCGCCCAGTTCATCGAGACGGGGGCCCACAAGAAGGTCCTCGTCATCGGGGCGGATGTGATGACCTCCATCCTGAACTACCAGGACCGGGCCACGTGCGTGCTCTTCGGGGACGGGGCGGGGGCGGTGCTCCTGGAGGCGGGCGAGGACGGGTCCGGAATCCTCGACTTCCAGCACGAGGTCGACGGTTCCGGGGGCTGCTTCCTCTACATGCCCGCGGGGGGGAGCGCCCATCCCGCTTCGCACGAGACAGTGGACAAGAAGATGCACACCGTCCACCAGGAGGGCCAGCAGGTCTACAAGTACGCGGTGCGGAAGTTCCCCGAGGCCAGCCGGCGGGTGCTGGAGCGGAATGGCCTCACCGTGGACCAGGTGGACCTCTTCGTGGCCCACCAGGCCAACGCCCGTATCATCGAAGCCGCCCGGGAGCGGCTGGGCCTGCCGGAGGCGAAAGTGGTGAGGAACATCCACAAGTACGGCAACACCACCGCCGCCACCATCCCCCTGGCCCTGGGCACCGCCCTCGACGAGCGGCGCCTGCACCAGGGCGACCTGGTCCTGCTGGCCGCGGTGGGGGCGGGCTTCACGGTGGGGTCGGTTCTGCTGCGCTGGTCGGGAGTGGACTGGCCCTAG
- a CDS encoding SDR family oxidoreductase: MPTILITGANRGLGLEFVRQYAAEGWEVHACCRSPQGADELRALAATRARFRVHALDVADFPQIDALAHDLAGTALDVLLNNAGIFGPRLRAGGDRGQFFGAVDFEAWAQVMRVNTMAPLKMAEAFVEHVSASEQQKIITLGSSMGSIAETSGGFYAYRSSKAAVNMVMASLARDLAGRGIKVAVLCPGWVRTDMGGPDAPVNKEDSVRGLRRLIAGLTAQRSGTFTHYDGSAVAW; this comes from the coding sequence ATGCCCACGATACTGATCACGGGAGCAAACCGCGGGCTGGGCTTGGAGTTCGTCCGCCAGTACGCGGCCGAGGGCTGGGAGGTGCACGCCTGCTGCCGGAGTCCGCAGGGGGCGGACGAGTTGCGCGCGCTTGCGGCGACGAGGGCTCGCTTCCGCGTGCATGCCCTGGACGTGGCCGACTTCCCCCAGATCGACGCGCTGGCCCACGACCTTGCCGGGACCGCCCTCGACGTCCTCCTTAACAACGCCGGGATCTTCGGGCCCCGGCTCCGGGCCGGGGGAGATCGGGGCCAGTTCTTCGGGGCCGTCGACTTTGAGGCCTGGGCCCAGGTGATGCGCGTGAACACCATGGCCCCCTTGAAGATGGCGGAGGCCTTCGTCGAGCACGTGTCGGCGAGCGAGCAGCAAAAGATCATCACCCTTGGAAGCTCGATGGGCTCCATCGCGGAGACCAGCGGAGGCTTCTACGCCTACCGCTCCAGCAAGGCGGCCGTGAACATGGTCATGGCCTCCCTGGCCCGGGACCTCGCGGGCCGGGGCATCAAGGTGGCGGTCCTCTGTCCGGGGTGGGTGCGAACGGACATGGGCGGCCCCGATGCCCCCGTGAACAAGGAGGACAGCGTCCGGGGCTTGCGTCGCCTCATCGCCGGCCTGACCGCGCAGCGGTCGGGGACCTTCACCCACTACGACGGCAGCGCGGTCGCTTGGTAG
- a CDS encoding universal stress protein, translated as MINLKRILVPTDFSESARHALTYAVSFAREYKAEIILLHVVENLTVGYASDLFPVPMAEVFEEISGYAKIELGKLAAEVRSKMAEVRERVIQGKPSAEILRIAREETVDMIVLGTHGKGLLDQALFGSTAERVLRKAPCPVLTVRLSEHEFVEE; from the coding sequence ATGATCAACCTCAAACGGATCCTGGTTCCCACCGACTTCTCGGAGAGCGCGCGCCACGCCCTGACCTACGCCGTCTCCTTCGCCCGCGAGTACAAAGCGGAGATCATCCTCCTTCACGTGGTGGAGAACCTGACCGTGGGCTACGCGAGCGACCTCTTTCCCGTGCCCATGGCCGAGGTCTTCGAAGAGATCTCCGGCTACGCCAAGATCGAGCTCGGCAAGCTGGCGGCCGAGGTCCGCTCCAAGATGGCGGAGGTCCGGGAGCGCGTGATCCAGGGCAAGCCCTCCGCCGAGATCCTGCGCATCGCGCGCGAGGAGACGGTGGACATGATCGTGCTCGGCACCCATGGCAAGGGTCTCCTCGACCAGGCCCTCTTCGGGTCCACCGCCGAGCGGGTGCTGCGCAAGGCCCCCTGCCCCGTCCTCACCGTGCGCCTGTCCGAGCACGAGTTCGTCGAAGAGTAG